The Myxococcales bacterium DNA window AGATCGGATATTCGAAACCCATGCGCACCCAAGACCTGACGACCCAGACCCCGCTCGAAGCGGGGTTCCACATGCCTGCGGAGTGGGAACTGCACGAGCGTTGCTGGATGGCCTGGCCCCACAACGCGGAACTCTGGGGCGACACGCTCCCCGACACCCAGAAGGCATACGCGGAGGTCGCGCGGACGATCGCCTGCTTTGAGCCGGTCACGATGCTTGCGGCTCCCGAAGCGGCGCGCGAGGCGGGGAAGCTCTGCGGCGACACCGTTCAAATCCTGCCCCTCGAAATTGACGATGCCTGGATGCGCGACACCGGGCCCGCATTCCTGAACGCCGAAGACGGTTCGCACGCGGCGACCGCCTGGAGGTTCAACGCCTGGGGGGGCAAGTTCGAGCAGTTCGAGCAGGACGCGCGCATCGCAGAACGCGTGTGCGCAAATCAGGGCCTGCCGCTCTATCGCTCGTCTCTCCACTTCGAAGGGGGTGCTGTCCATGTCGATGGCGAGGGAACGATCTTGACCACCGAATCCTGCATCCTCAATGCGAACCGGAATCCGGGCCTGACCAAGCGCGAAGCCGAGCGCGAACTGTGTCACGCACTCGGCGCTTCGAAGGTGATCTGGCTGCCGGGGGAACTCGATCCGGGGGACGTCACCGA harbors:
- a CDS encoding agmatine deiminase family protein, which codes for MPAEWELHERCWMAWPHNAELWGDTLPDTQKAYAEVARTIACFEPVTMLAAPEAAREAGKLCGDTVQILPLEIDDAWMRDTGPAFLNAEDGSHAATAWRFNAWGGKFEQFEQDARIAERVCANQGLPLYRSSLHFEGGAVHVDGEGTILTTESCILNANRNPGLTKREAERELCHALGASKVIWLPGELDPGDVTDGHVDGLACFARPGLILLEAQTDPSSPRAKVLEENRRALRGAVDAKGRPLEIVEMEDAWEAEPEGDAFCISYINFYLANGGLVMPRYGIPGDERARVILMKAFPGRRIAQIDIRNIAIGGGGIHCITQQQPA